One part of the Theropithecus gelada isolate Dixy chromosome 5, Tgel_1.0, whole genome shotgun sequence genome encodes these proteins:
- the ARSJ gene encoding arylsulfatase J isoform X3, with protein MRKLRIRGIKYFPKPLRYQIHTGLQHSIIRPTQPNCLPLDNATLPQKLKEVGYSTHMVGKWHLGFYRKECMPTKRGFDTFFGSLLGSGDYYTHYKCDSPGMCGYDLYENDNAAWDYDNGIYSTQMYTQRVQQILASHNPTKPIFLYIAYQAVHSPLQAPGRYFEHYRSIININRRRYAAMLSCLDEAINNVTLALKTYGFYNNSIIIYSSDNGGQPTAGGSNWPLRGSKGTYWEGGIRAVGFVHSPLLKNKGTVCKELVHITDWYPTLISLAEGQIDEDIQLDGYDIWETISEGLRSPRVDILHNIDPIYTKAKNGSWAAGYGIWNTAIQSAIRVQHWKLLTGNPGYSDWVPPQSFSNLGPNRWHNERITLSTGKSVWLFNITADPYERVDLSNRYPGIVKKLLRRLSQFNKTAVPVRYPPKDPRSNPRLNGGVWGPWYKEETKKKKSNKNRAEKKQKKSKIKKKRKQQKTVSGKPANLAR; from the exons atgaggaaactgaggatcagagggATTAAGTACTTcccaaaacc cttaaggTATCAGATACACACCGGACTTCAACATTCTATCATAAGACCTACTCAACCCAACTGTTTACCTCTGGACAATGCCACCCTACCTCAGAAACTGAAGGAGGTTGGATATTCAACGCATATGGTCGGCAAATGGCACTTGGGTTTTTACAGAAAAGAATGCATGCCCACCAAAAGAGGATTTGATACCTTTTTTGGTTCCCTTTTGGGAAGTGGGGATTACTATACACACTACAAATGTGACAGTCCTGGGATGTGTGGCTATGACTTGTATGAAAACGACAATGCTGCCTGGGACTATGACAATGGCATATACTCCACACAGATGTACACTCAGAGAGTACAGCAAATCTTAGCTTCCCATAACCCCACAAagcctatatttttatatatcgcCTATCAAGCTGTTCATTCGCCACTGCAAGCTCCTGGCAGGTATTTTGAACACTACCGATCCATTATCAACATAAACAGGAGGAGATATGCTGCCATGCTTTCCTGCTTAGATGAAGCAATCAACAACGTGACATTGGCTCTAAAGACTTATGGTTTCTATAACAACAGCATCATCATTTACTCTTCAGATAATGGTGGCCAGCCTACAGCAGGAGGGAGTAACTGGCCTCTCAGAGGTAGCAAAGGAACATATTGGGAAGGAGGGATCCGGGCTGTAGGCTTTGTGCATAGCCCACTTCTGAAAAACAAGGGAACAGTGTGTAAGGAACTTGTGCACATCACTGACTGGTACCCTACTCTGATTTCACTGGCTGAAGGACAGATTGATGAGGATATTCAACTAGATGGCTATGATATCTGGGAGACCATAAGTGAGGGTCTTCGCTCACCCCGAGTAGATATTTTGCATAACATTGACCCCATATACACCAAGGCAAAAAATGGCTCCTGGGCAGCAGGCTATGGGATCTGGAACACTGCAATCCAGTCAGCCATCAGAGTGCAGCACTGGAAATTGCTCACAGGAAATCCTGGCTACAGTGACTGGGTGCCCCCTCAGTCTTTCAGCAACCTGGGACCGAACCGGTGGCACAATGAACGGATTACCTTGTCAACTGGCAAAAGTGTATGGCTTTTCAACATCACAGCCGACCCATATGAGAGGGTGGACCTATCTAACAGGTATCCAGGAATCGTGAAGAAGCTCCTACGGAGGCTCTCACAGTTCAACAAAACTGCAGTGCCGGTCAGGTATCCCCCCAAAGACCCCAGAAGTAACCCTCGGCTCAATGGAGGGGTCTGGGGGCCATGGTATAAAGAGGAAAccaagaaaaagaagtcaaacaaaaATCGGgctgagaaaaagcaaaagaaaagcaaaataaagaagaagaggaaacaacagaaaacagtctCAG GTAAACCAGCAAATTTGGCTCGATAA